One window from the genome of Enterobacter asburiae encodes:
- a CDS encoding TolC family outer membrane protein yields MGMKMPYWWLSCCLISVPALCANPAATINTGQLRETQELPSLNGRVAPAAGKAAPGSLQLGEAVNRAVTWHPAISEAVGKLYEQSEEVDVAKSKYYPQINAGVDSGYSHDGDQNGFTPSLVLSLSQMLYDFGKVASQVRAESAGVAQQQANVLVSIDTIAHDTAIAMVQVQTLQQMVDTAKEQLDALSSIGTLTRQRNDEGATSLSDVVQTDARIEGARAQLMQYQASLDSARATLMSFLGWNSLNAISNDFPQKLGRSCDIAEPDDRLVPAVLAAWAQANVAQANLDYADAQMTPTVSLEPEVRHYMNDRYAGSETRDRTQYSAWVKVQMPLYQGGGLTARRNAAGHAVEAAQSTIQRTRLDVRQKLLEARSQVMSLQSTLQIQGRQEALSARTRELYQQQYLDLGSRPLLDVLNAEQEVYQARFTQQQTLGQLHQLQLNCLYNTGQLRHAFDLDNRTIQTVEILP; encoded by the coding sequence ATGGGAATGAAGATGCCTTACTGGTGGCTCTCGTGCTGCCTGATATCTGTGCCCGCTCTCTGCGCGAACCCGGCGGCAACCATCAATACCGGCCAGCTTCGTGAAACGCAGGAACTCCCCTCACTCAATGGCCGCGTCGCCCCTGCGGCTGGCAAAGCCGCACCCGGTTCATTGCAGCTTGGCGAGGCCGTCAACCGCGCCGTCACCTGGCACCCGGCCATTAGCGAAGCCGTGGGGAAACTCTATGAACAGAGCGAAGAGGTGGACGTCGCTAAATCAAAATACTATCCGCAGATTAATGCCGGCGTGGACAGCGGTTATTCCCATGACGGCGACCAGAACGGCTTTACGCCGTCGCTGGTGCTCTCTCTCTCACAGATGCTCTACGACTTTGGCAAAGTGGCCAGCCAGGTGCGCGCCGAGAGCGCAGGCGTTGCCCAGCAGCAGGCCAACGTGCTGGTGAGTATCGACACTATCGCCCACGATACCGCCATCGCCATGGTGCAGGTGCAAACCTTGCAGCAGATGGTCGACACTGCTAAAGAACAGCTCGACGCCCTCTCCTCTATTGGTACGCTGACCCGCCAGCGTAACGACGAAGGGGCCACATCGCTCTCTGACGTGGTGCAGACCGATGCGCGCATTGAAGGCGCGCGCGCCCAGCTGATGCAGTACCAGGCCAGCCTGGACAGCGCCCGCGCCACGCTGATGAGCTTTCTCGGCTGGAACAGCCTGAACGCCATCAGCAATGACTTTCCGCAAAAGCTGGGCCGGAGCTGCGACATCGCCGAACCGGATGACCGTCTGGTTCCCGCGGTGCTTGCCGCCTGGGCGCAGGCTAACGTCGCCCAGGCAAACCTCGACTACGCCGACGCGCAGATGACGCCAACCGTCTCGCTGGAGCCGGAGGTGCGTCACTACATGAACGATCGCTATGCGGGAAGTGAAACGCGGGATCGCACCCAGTATTCCGCCTGGGTGAAAGTGCAGATGCCGCTCTACCAGGGCGGCGGCCTCACCGCCCGGCGTAACGCTGCCGGACACGCGGTGGAGGCAGCGCAGTCCACCATTCAGCGTACGCGTCTTGACGTCCGCCAGAAGCTGCTGGAAGCCCGCAGCCAGGTGATGAGCCTGCAAAGCACGCTGCAAATCCAGGGCCGCCAGGAAGCCCTCAGCGCCCGCACCCGCGAGCTGTACCAGCAGCAGTATCTCGATCTCGGCTCGCGCCCGCTGCTCGACGTGCTCAACGCCGAGCAGGAGGTCTATCAGGCGCGCTTCACCCAGCAGCAGACCCTCGGTCAGCTGCACCAGCTGCAGCTCAACTGCCTGTATAACACCGGGCAGTTGCGTCATGCGTTCGATCTTGATAACCGCACCATCCAGACCGTGGAGATCCTGCCATGA